Part of the Spea bombifrons isolate aSpeBom1 chromosome 3, aSpeBom1.2.pri, whole genome shotgun sequence genome, TCCTCAATTTCTTAGTTTCAATTGAGTTTTCAGAGCTTTGTGTCTAAGGTCTTCATAAAGAAACAGTATACTTTCTCCAAACATAAATGAGTGTCATTTTCTGGCTTCTGAAAATAAAGTTCTTttaattgttcattttttaatCCACACTATTACATCTCTAGGGTCCTGCAAGGTGCTGTATTAATGCTCTTCATGTGGAAAGGCGTACATTCTCTAGCCAGGGAAAGCCAGGGGTACATTCCCTTCTTGTTTCTGCTATAGCAAATACCAGTAGTCAGTAACTTAAAAAAGAATATCCTGTGTTGTCTCAAACACAAGCACACTCCATGATTTTTTTAGAATGCGATTGCTGACATAGAACTATTGTGCAAGTACTCCATGCATTGTAAAGTGTTCCGTTGTGTCCTTTTTATACACCAAATCAACTTCTACACATTATCATTGCTGGCACCCTCTTGGTCCAGGTGCCCCAGGTGATAACATTTATAGAACAGAGCTGGACCACAATTCCAAAGAAAGCTCTAGGTCACCACTATAGGAACCACGCTTGATCATAAGCAGGATGGCACAGAAGTAAGAGTGGAGGCAGGGTACAAGAAGGATGGCCAAGCTGGAAACAGGAGAGGCAGGATGCTGGACATTTGGATAGGACTGTTGGAACAATGCTGGAGTCAGGAACTCTAGAACTGGAAGGGTTTATGAAGATCTAATCGATTGTCCAGTGGAAACAGCTAATGAAGCAGGTgagagcaaaagccatcctaTAAGTAGGCTGAATGCTGGAGGATAGCTGGAAGGGAAAAGTCAGCACACCAGCCTCCTGGTGGCTACAGGGAAACGGTACAGCACAGAGCACTGATTAAAATTCCAGTGTAACCATGACACATGCAGCTGCCTTTCTTGCCTGGCACTAAGACAGGCCCTTGAAGTAGTTGTCCAGTATATATACTCAGCCTGTCTGGGTCAGTGTCTTTGGGGACACCCCCTTAGCTGCAGGTTTGTCAGGTTTTTATGGTATGACCCTGCTCTGTAGGGTGTGGAATTGAATTGCTATAATCTCTTTAGACAAAATGATGGTGTATTGGGTCTAGAGACTCCACTCTAAATATGACACTTACTGTTACGCCAAAATTTCATGCTTTAATATCTCACTGTGGGGGTTAATGTGTCCTTGCACTAGCATCTAGGCTGCTCACATATCTGTGTATTCAGGTCTGTATGTCGGAAGGCTCACCAGCGTGATTTTGGAAAAGTCTAACAAAACAAGTCCTTGGAATTTCATCTTAGTGGCCTAATTCATTTTGTTCTTCAGGCTTAGGAGACTCATCCTGTCCCTTTTGAGTGTTACTATGaaattatttcaataattttttATTGTGCTTTCCATGTCTGCTCCTCCCTGTGGCTTCAGGTTCAGGTTTGTAATGGTGTAATACAGGCAATAACATGCCATTCCCTACCTCTCTCCAAATAAATTATAGCAGGTTTTCCACACAAACTCATGTCCCATGAACAACTTCAtcagtacaaaaaaacaatgattcAGTTATGGAACTAAGTTGTGGATGGGTCCTCCTTATCTCTGCGGGGTCTAGGAATTATGGATGCTAGACAAACTGAGAGTACCAAGGTAATGTATTTTACCACCTAGGACTCCTTAATTGACTTACCCTGATTCTTGCATTGCGAGTTacgttttaaaaaaaggtaaattctCAATTATAGCTTTTAGCTCAACtaacttaatttattaaaacatccATACCTAGTGTTTTTCAGATTtgcaatcaatattttttttttttttgggggggggcaagatTGGTTTAAAAGTATAAGGACTATATTACCAAAGGAAAGCTGTGGTAAAATAAGCAAATCCATTTCCTGTCAAGCAGTATTCTTGGTTCTATTCTGTCCCCACTCCAATAATGACAGACTGAACCAAAAGGAATAAATGGCTTAACAATAGGGGAGCAATAATCATACAGATCCTAAAAGTGGTTAGGATGGTTGCTTTGGCGGGATTCCTTCTGCTGATGCTTATATGACTAAAGAAGGAGGTGTGCTTATGACAAGTGGTGGGGTCAAAAGCAGGAAGAACTTGGGCAGGAATGGTAAATTGGGCATGATTAAATGCAATCTCGTgtgtatcttttttattttaatattgaaacGTCATTATTTAGGTTGATTTAGTGAATTGAAGTAACTTATTATATTACTTCAGAAAGTAAGACATCTTCCTTAAATCAGGCCTCAATTTCACTAAACAACAATGAACTTAAAAGAAGGCAGCTCCAATAATGTCTCAGTATcttatatgtttaataaaagtaaaatcattTACTTTTATCTGTCTTTTATTTTGGTTATAGCTGGagtcacaattattatttttatatagttccAGTTGATTATTTAGGTTCATTAAGTGTCTCTGACCTGAGGGATTGTTAATTAACTATATACCAATACTCTATCTcatatttattaacaaaaaaatagacGTAGAAATTAAAGTTGGCATAATAGTCTTTGTATTAAGTAGAAAATCGGCACAGTTGTTTAACACCAAAAATTATACTTGCAGAAAAGCAAACCAGCAGGGTTTAAAAGATAAATATTGCTTACTGCAAAAGGTGCTGCTGCATTTGCTAGACCACACTTGTGctgctttaaacatttttaagtttGTACaatctaagaaaaaaagttataagAAGCCCTTTAAAAGTTCTGAAGCTGCTAAACCAAAAGTTGTCCATGGACTTCCAGTTCCAGCTGAAGCCCAGCGCGAAGGCTACATTCTGTGGTCACAACATTAGTTACTTGATCTGCGTGGTCTCTCTTCATAGGGAGGCACAGGGTCTGGGCAGATACTAATGCAAGAGTCACTTGATGTCTTTAGAATTGCTTCTTCATAAGGTGGAGGTAAGCATATTGTTAAAAAAGAGGCATCGGGCACCAATGTACAGTAATGAAAAGGCTCTATGCTCCAAGGCAAGGTCGGAAAGAAATCCATTTCTCTGTCAGGAGCATTGTCCTGGAGGCCTATGGCAAAGATTTGTCTCTGTGGAATCTTACGTCTGCATCTCCGATACAAGAACAGGACAAAGAACCCTACTACAAGCAGAGCAGTTGTCGGTAGTATGATACACAGAAAGGGCTGTAGGTCTTCTTTGGTAGAATTGATTTCATTCGGATGCTTGCTCTGCAAACAAATgaaaggacaaaaaaatcaacctgACAAATCTTTACAGAAGTAATCCTTGCAAATTGCGCATAGCGTTTACGTGtaaagcattaaaaaacaaGAATAGCTATAATTTAGTTCATATAGATAGGTCAATTAAGGTCATAGGGTTCTCCTTTGTTGTCCTGTTCTTTGCATGTTCTATGCAAGGGCAGCTCACTCTATTACATGACTGATGATTTAAGGAAATCAGAAGATATCGTGGCACCTTCACGTTATGTGCTTGCTGTTGTGACACCATAAGGCATTGCACTCATGGAGCGTCTCATCTTTTGCTCCTTTTCAGTGTGCACATTGCCTAATTAAGTCACTTTGCATATTAGGCTCCATGTAGTCTCAAGTAATAGGGAATTCTCCTGGATAGTAGAAAGATATGGCATAACCCCCATCATATGTACTGCCCTGGCAAATTTGGCACTGTGGGTGACTAtgtattcatgtaaaaaaaaaaaaaaagcttaaaggtTAACCTTATAGAAGGTAAGGAGGAGAACCTAGAGACAGTTTGGGTAACTTTAGAAATTCGTAACAAAGTTATTTTTTGCATTGGTGTGATATATAGAACCTCTGGAGATGCAGAGGAGCTCAACCATCTGCTAGTTGAAGAAATGATTAAAATGAAAGGTGTGCTTATCGTTATGgggactttaatctccctgatgtagaatggaaaaaaacaaacaaggacTGTATCTTACGCAATTGGTAGAGGAGCCAACAAGGAGGGAGGCTATGTTGGATTTAGTATTTACAAATGGAGACTTGATTTTCAATGTCACTGTAGGAGAGTGTTTAGGCTCCAATGATCAAGATTGTGATTAAGGGCAGAGGATGTGTGGCACTGCACTAAAACTGACATAAATATTTTGACGGAGAAGAAACTAACTTTTAGGAACTATAAACAAACTCAAAATGAGGAAAAACAGAGCAAATATAAAATCAAGTTTAGGAGTGAAAGCGCTTTATTAGATGCACCAactcaaacacaaaaaaatttaaaaaatcccaaggcagcaTATAGAATTTGggacactgttctgtcagtgacaacggAAGAGAGGGGCGTAGGAGTAATTATgtctgatgacttaaaggtaagcatgcaatgcaataaagcttatttgaaaggaggagcaatgttaaaacaagaggccatagtctaaaactagagggtcagaggcttagatgtagtGTAAATaagttttaatttgcattttattaatatatacatcaaCCATGGGttttaatatggagttggcccCACTTTCGGTACATTGCTCTGATATTTGGCTTGTGCGCTGCTGCTTCGCCATGGAAACTCATTTAATGAAGCTCCTGACGCACAGATGCAGATGCAGTTCGGAACTATATAGTCAGTGGTGCTACAGAAGACTGGGGATTTGTACATGCTGCATGCTCGccctgctctgtgagtgtgcatggtctactgcttgttactcctagatgctttCACTTTGCAATAATAGCTCCTACAGTGGACCAGGGCAGATCTAGTGAGGCAGAAATGTTATAAACTGagttgtggcaaaggtggcatcctatgacagtgccacatttaaagcCACTGAGCTCTTTTGTATGACCCATACTACTGCCAAAGCGCTTGATATtctacacctgttagcaatgggtttGGCTGAAACTAAATCTAAATTCAATAATTGGATGGCGTTGTCCACATACCTTTGGTCATATAGCGTAGCAGCCTTACATGAGCAAGGTCAGGTAAAGGGAAAGCAGGTTGCCCCTAAATGATAATGGGTAGTCAACCTGGCATAACTGCTGAAAACAAGCCTAGCCCCCCCTCTCCTTTTCATGATCCGGCAAGCTAGTCTGTACAGACCAATGTCATTGATGGAATTACAGCACTCTTCGCTAGGGGTAACACTAGGGACAAATGCATTGCAAGACTGTCTCAAATATAGGTGCTTGTTTGGAAGCCTAGCAGTGATGGAAGACAGTAAGCAGCTGCATGGATGTAAACAAGTATTGCTTctcttgtaataatatttgcttAATATCCGCTTCagtgttataaaatataaaattgggTGCTACTGCACATTCAACACTACACTTTGCACAGCACCATTCTCAAGGCTTCACTTTGCACAGCACAATTCTCAAGGCTGTATATAGCAAttagtatataatttttttgtaatgtaacaTTTATCAGTGGGGCTGCCTATCTGCATACTAAGCTGATGGGCAATTTACCAGAAATATTGTATGTTCAATTCTATATGTGAAACTTATGTTTAGTTACACTTAAACCTGAGGCTCCGCTCTGGGGAAATCAATATAGCTATATAGAGGAATCAGAATACTGCTGATGGTCTGTGACAGGTCAGCAGCTTCTCTAAGTGTAACATGGGGGAAAGGAATCAGATCTTAAATGAAGGGATCAGTTCTTGTGACATCACCTGTACATCCTCATTGTAACATCTCATTGCCCTAAAAAGATATAATTAAACCTTAAACCTCCAGACAGCAAATGGatttatatacaatttttacAGGAAAAATGGGCTCATGACCTTTTTTTATAGACTACAACTAAATACTTTAATCTAGAATGATGATGGTAATAACGATAGGAGTTGTAGACATAAAAAGCCATTGCACCAAGGGTGACAAAAGTATCGTAAACTTGTggacatgtattttttaaatatgttgatTATTTAGTATAATTACAGAATATAAACCCCTCTTTACGTATCTGCATCCCACAATCTTATGTGTACGTTCACCTACATGGACTGCAAGTGCAATCCACATGTATGTACCATTACCATTTTACTATTTGACAGGGAGTCTTTTAGGTTGACTTTATCTAGTTATCTATGAGTAGCTTAaccttttttgcaaaatatagcTTTCCCTAGGAAGATTTTATGCCGTTTATAGGGTTTTCTTATAATCTAACTATCGATACGATATGGAAATTGGCCTTACTTCTGGCCATCAAATGGTTAAAAGATTAGATGCTCCTTGCCCATTTCTCCCATCAGTCTTAAATTTGCTGCATCTCTGGgaaaatgaaaacatcatccATACATTGCTTCTAGCTTTGCTATTGGCcctaaactatatttttttcctgagaTGGCCAGATGTTCATTGATTCATGCAACAAGGTATTGTTTCTCATTTGATATATCCAATAGAAAGATAAtgttgaagaaaataaatagaaattagTTATAATTTATGATTTATAATGACTtgactaaagaaaaaaatatgcaaataagtTTATATAACCTCATTTAGATAATTACTTGCTGCAGGCAACCAAAAGTGTAATTAACTGAACATAAAAACCAGTATTGGGATAAAGcaaatttaaaattatgaactAAAATCTTTCTTTGGGTGATGTCGTGAAGTCTCTTGATCTGAATTAGAGAATATATTAGCAAATCTGGCTTTGCATTTGGGAATACCTGGTCTATATCTATTCTCCATCTCTCAATCCACATCACTGTCcccttaattatttaaataatgaccACACCTGGTCACTGATATTGAATATAAACTCATACTCATTAGATAGCTGTGCATAGTTTATTaggctattatttattatggcaTTGACTGATTATTCATTTGCATGGTTAATATGAAAAATGTCACAAATACTAAAATTTggcttgtttgtttttaagagATTGCTCACTGCAATACTTAGATGCTAAATGCAGGGAATGAATACAAACAACAGGgaagaataaaaacattgttGTTCTAGGTGGTTTAACAAATATTTCCTTTAATCAAAAACTTGAGAATTCTCAGGCTTTGatcccagtctcagggtgaattaTTATGATCACACAGCTTGAAGCTGACTAATTTAAATACTACTATTATTTCATTCCACCCAAACATCCTCgcaggttttattttatgtgtatttttgtaaatCACGGCTGCAATCCCTTGTTTACTCCAGAATATCCTTGCCTCTTTGGTACTGCTGTTAGTGTGCCATTATAATAGAATCCTTGTGACTGGCTGGTAAACGGTTAATTTTCAAAAGCTTCTTAAGGTCAGCTCACGGAGAAAGTTCCCCCCTATACCAATGgttcacataaaaaatatacaagatTAATTTCccatatgtttgttttgttcaaGGGAAAATCTGTTCACATTTAAAGTTATGTTTATGTATCATCAAGCTGCCATGCATGTCAATCATTTGTTGTATGCGTAATTATTCAgtataacataaaatacaaaatagtttttctaatatttaatgatttaatctAAACTACATTATATAAACCACCACAATACTGACAACCTTTTCATTCTAGCTGTATCACATTGGAAagatacataacacataattcCAGTTGTCTCATTATAACCTTGTTTAATAGATCCCTGGTGCTCATATCTGTTATctgaattaaatgaaaatagcaTGTCTAATGCAAAGCGATAGAAATGCAGCAATAAGTAGGAACATTCTAATGGTTGCTATAGCGATTGCACCGCTTTTACCACTTTGTAAGAAACAACGATAATATAAAACCCCATTGTATCTGCCACAAAGCACTGTAGATAGTCAAAGGGTAAATAATGTATCaagataaataattataacCCTTGTAAAGGGTAAAGTACAGGGTATGCTGAAAAAAGCAGCAGGATTTGAGTTGGAAAATATATCATGTGTAATCGaaccatttgttttgttttcattccCAAGtagtgtgaaaaacaaaacaagttaaCAGCTGAATTAATCATTTACGTGATGTAGCTGAGTATATAGGATGATGTGTTGTATATGATATAACACTAAGTGGCAGCCCCTATACAGATGCTAGAATTCAAGCAAGAATTCCAGTTATTAGAAAGCTTTAAATAACACGGCTTACTCCGGTTGACAAAATCAAGCCTAAAGTAagttatgtaaatacaaaacatgaataaaaaaatgatagaaaCTGGACCTACCTGCAGCTTTGTGTCTGCAAGTGGTAGTTCTGGCTCACTAGTCATCCAGTCATAGGTGCCCCTACCAGCATGGCCAAATTTACTCCAGCTGCTGCCTAGAAGCCTCCTCATGTTTCCAAGTGGTGCTGCTGTTGCCTATATCCCACACACAACAAGGTAGAGAATTTCCCACAATTCCCTCATTCGCCTGCCTTAACACAGATGGAGGCCTGTGAGCTAATGATCATTGGTATAACTTCTCTCGTGTTATTAACAACAGTGGAAAAAAGCGTGGCTAGGCTACTCTATCAACCTAAGTCAATCTCTCTGGATTTGTTACGGTGGCCTACATTACCAGAAAAGCTGGCATCAGGTATCAGAAAAAGGGCAGGGCTATGATTGGATAGCTCCCTGCATTAGGATTATTAAAGGAGAATTTGCCAGCACATGGTCTGATTCTGAGTAGATGACCTTCTAAATTTAGAtcctgtagtaaaaaaaaagagaaagaaaaaaagcaagcagAGAAAAAGCAACAAccgaaacaaaataaatgcaaattctGTATAAGGTTACAGTTGTGTGAAGATCAGATGTAAACTGTATGGTGTTGTTTAGAGACGAGCAAGAAGGTCAGAGGCAGCAAGGGCAGTCTTAAGTAGCATGCTGAATTATTTAGAACCATTAGCATTTAGATGTTAATGATAAATCTGTGAAATGCTTTTAGCCTATAAGAGGTTCTCGTTATTTGGAAGATATGATTACGCTCAGACTGCAGAATTTAGAGTCACTCAGTATTTGTGCAAACCACAGTGTCCCTAAAGAGCATTGTTTTACCCCTTATGTGCC contains:
- the SMIM28 gene encoding small integral membrane protein 28, coding for MRRLLGSSWSKFGHAGRGTYDWMTSEPELPLADTKLQSKHPNEINSTKEDLQPFLCIILPTTALLVVGFFVLFLYRRCRRKIPQRQIFAIGLQDNAPDREMDFFPTLPWSIEPFHYCTLVPDASFLTICLPPPYEEAILKTSSDSCISICPDPVPPYEERPRRSSN